Sequence from the Acidobacteriota bacterium genome:
GACGGCAAGTCCACCAACGCCGTCTACGGCTTCGTGACGATGCTGCGGAAGCTCGTCGCCGATCACAGGCCCACGCACGTGGCCGCCGCATTCGATCTCGCGGGTCCGACGTTCCGCTCCGCGATGCAGGCCGACTACAAGGCCAACCGCGCGCCGATGCCACCGGACCTCGTCGAGCAGGTGCCTCTCGTCCACGAGGCGTGCGAAGCGATGGGCGTGCGCGTCCTCACGCAGACGACGTACGAGGCCGACGACGTGATCGCCACGCTGGCGCTGCGCGGCGTGGCCGCCGGGTTCGACGCGGCGATCGTCACCGGCGACAAGGACTTCTTCCAGCTCGTGGATGGACACGTGCGCGTGTACAACCCGCGCGACGAGGGTGCATGGTTCGACGGGGAGGGCGTGCTGACGAAGTTCGGCGTGCGTCCGGACCAGGTGGTCGACGTGCTCGCGCTCATGGGCGATGCCGTCGACAACGTGAAGGGCGTTCCGGGCATCGGCGAGAAGGGCGCCCGTGAACTGATCGCCACGCACGGTACGCTCGACGCGCTGCTGGCCGCCGCGGCAACGCTTCCGCAAAAGCGCTATCGCGAGGCGCTGCTCGCGCACGCCGATGACGCGCGGCTCGGCAGGGACATGGTTCGCCTGCACGTCGACGTGCCCGTCGACGTCGAGCTCGAGGCGCTGCGCTACGTGGGCCCCGACCAGCCGCGCTGCTACGACCTCTTCAGCCGGCTCGGATTCAAGTCGCTCGTCACAGAGTTCGCGCCGACGGCCGCCGACGTCGCGCGTGCGTACGAGATCTGCGGCGACGCCGAGGATCTGCGCGCGCTCGCCGCGCGTGTCGTCGACGCCGGCCACTGCGCGCTCCACATCGTCACCGACGAACGGCCCGCGATGCAGGCAAGTCTCGTGGGGCTCGCCATCGGGCTCGGCGAGGGACGCGCGTGGTACGTGCCGTTGCACCATACGTCGCTCGACGCGTCGCCGAACGTGCCGATGTCGCAGGTGCGCGACATCCTCGGCCCCGTGATCGCGACTTCGACGATCGCCAAGACGGGGCACGACCTCAAGGCTGCAACTATCGTGCTCGCACGGCATGGCGTCACGCTTGCCGGCATCAGAGACGATGTGATGCTGGCCAGCTATGTGCACGACGCGGCGACGTCGGCGCATGCGATCGAGACACTGGCGCTCGACAGGCTCGGGTACAGGGCCATGGACACCGAGCAGCTGCGCGGGAAAGGCGTGCGTGCGCTGCCGATGTCGCAGGTGGCGGTCGAGCACATGACGACGTGGGCGTGCGAACGCGCCGACGTCGAGGTGCCGCTCACAGCCGACCTGCGGCGCACCCTCGAGGACGAGGGCCTCACGCGCGTCTACGAGGACTTCGAACTGGCGCTGCTGCCGGCGCTCTGCGCGATCGAGGAAGCCGGCATCCGTGTCGACACCGCCGTGCTCGCCGCGCTGTCGACGCGCATGGACGCGGAGCTCGAGACGCGATCGGCGCGCATCTACGAGCTGGCGGGCTCGACGTTCAACATCAACTCGCCGAAGCAGCTCGGTGAGGTCCTCTTCGAGCGGATGCAGTTGCCGGTGCTCAAGCGCACGGGCAAGGAGCGGACGGCGTCGACGGCGGCGGAGGTGCTCGAAGAGCTCGCGCTCACGCACGACATCGCCCGCGAGATCCTCGACTGGCGCGCGATGATGAAGCTGAAAGGCACGTACGTCGACGCGCTGCCGCTGCTCGTCCATCCGGAGACGGGCCGCGTCCACACGACGTTCAACCAGGCCGTCGCCGCCACGGGGCGCCTGAGCAGCAGCGACCCGAACCTCCAGAACATCCCGATCCGCACCGAGCTCGGACGCGAGATCCGCGCGGCGTTCGTCGCCGAGCCGGGCCACGTGCTGATCTCGGCGGATTACTCGCAGATCGAGCTGCGCGTCCTTGCGCACATGGCGCAGGAGCAGAGCCTGATCGACGCGTTCCGGCGTGGCGACGACATCCACGACCAGACGTCGGCGCGCGTGTTCGGCGCCGACAGCGGGCTCGGCACGCACGAACTGCGGCGACGGGCCAAGATCATCAACTACGCGCTGCTCTACGGGAAGACGGCGTTCACGCTCGCGCGCGACATCGGCGTCACGCAGCAGGCGGCGCAGGCGTTCATCGATGCGTATTTCGCCGGTTACCCGTCTGTGCGCCGGTTCATCGACGAGACCATCGCGCAGGCACGTGACACGGGGACGGTCAGTACGCTCTACGGTCGCCGTCGGCGCGTGCCGGAGCTCGCCAGCCGCAACGGCCAGATCCGCGCCGCCGCCGAACGCGTCACCGTGAACTTGCCCATTCAGGGCACCGCGGCAGACATCCTCAAGCGCGCGATGATCGACCTCCAGCAGGCGCTGCCCTCGGTGCCGGGGCTGCGGATGATCCTCACCGTCCACGACGAGTTGGTGTTCGAGGTACCCGAGAGCGCCGCGGACGCCGCCGTGGCGCTCGTGAAGCACCACATGGAGCACGCCGTCGCGCTCGACGTCCCCCTGGACGTCGACGTCGGCGTCGGCCCCACATGGCGCGCAGCGAAGGCGTAAGGACCGGCAACCGGCAATGGGCAACCGGCAACCGGGTAGGGGTTCGATTCGGATGGAGGCAACCGGCTGCGTAGGGGCCGGTCTTGGCCGACCCCTACGCGTGAGCGTCACTTCCAGCGCAGCTTCGCTTCATCCCACTCGGCGGTGAAGCGGGCGGCGGCGCCGGCGTCAGGGTCGTCGGGGAGGCGCTTCACGCGTTCGGGGATGATCGCCTGCGTCACGAGGCGATCGATGTCCGTGCGCAACTGGACGCCATTGTCTGGCGCCAGCGTCGAGCGCACCCACGCCGCGATCGCGAGATCCCAGGCCAACTCGAGATCACCGCGCGCCAGCGCGGACGCGGGCAACCAGTACGACGCCGCTGACGAGTCAGGATGCCGGCCGAGATGCGCGCGCAGGCGCGCCTCGACGTCGGCGTACACCTCCACGCGCTCGTCGGGCGGACGCGTCTGCGCGTATCGATCCATCGCCGTGGCCCACCAGTCGAGCACCTGCTCTCGCTCGGCGTGCGACAGTACGTCCATCTGCTCCAGCACCGGTTCGAGCAGACTCGCCGCGGGACGATAGTCGGCATCGAGGTACAGCGCTTCGCCGAGGCCGACCACGAGATCGATGCGCCCGCGATCGCCGAGCGACGCCGCCTCGACCCCCCGCAGGGCAGTCCGCGCGCTGTCGAGATCCTCGGCCACGCGGTTGGTCCGATGCCGCTCGAGCAGGGCGCGACCGAGCAACAGACGCGCCTCGTTCTGCACGCCAGGCCGAGACGCCACCTCCGCCGCCGCCGCGATCGCATCGTCGTACATGCCGGCGTTGTAGAGCTGACGCACACGGGCCAGGGGATCGGGCGGCGCCGGCTGCGCCAGCGCGGTCACCTGAGCCGCAAGAAGGACCACGCCCGCCAGTCCACTGCGTACGAAAACAGTAAGTGCTTGCATGTCAGCCACTTCCGAACACCGCCCACCGGCAGCTTGCTATACTCCCGTGGCGTGGTCACTCCAATTGTCGTCGCGAGAAGCGAACATGGCCTCTCGCGCCAGGACATCGACCCCGATGCCCTCCGGGTCCTCTACCGTCTGCACGCGTCCGGCTTCGAGGCGTATCTCGTCGGAGGCAGCGTACGCGATCTGCTGCTCCATCGTCGTCCCAAGGACTTCGACATCGGCACCAGCGCGCGTCCGCACGACGTCAAGCGCCTCTTCCGTAACTGCTGGATCATCGGCCGCCGCTTCCGCCTCGCGCACGTGCGCTTCGGTCCGAAGACCATCGAAGTGGCGACGTTCCGCAAGCAGGTGACCGATACGCCCGAGGCGCAGGAACAGCACTTCCGGCCCGACCATCCCGACGAGGGCGACCTGCCCGTGGTCGCCACGCCGAGTTCCGACGTCCCGGCCGAGGTGCTGGATCGTCCGATCCAGCGCGACAACGAATACGGCTCACCGGAAGAGGACGCCTTCCGCCGCGACTTCACCGTCAACGCGCTCTTCTACGACATCGGGACCTTCTCCATCATCGACTACACGGGCGGCCTCGAGGATCTCGAGCGTCGCGTGATCCGCTGCATCGGCGATCCCGACGTGCGATTCGTCGAGGACCCCGTGCGCATGCTGCGCGCGCTCGTGCTCGCCGCGCGTCTCGATTTCGACGTGGATCAGGCGGTGGTGGACGCGATCGAACGGAAGGCATCGCTCATCGCGCAGGCCTCGTCAGCGCGATTGCTCGAGGAGTACTACAAGATCCTGCGCAGCGGTCACGCGCGCTCATGCTTCGATCACCTGGCCGATCGCGGCCTGCTGGAGCACATGTCGCCGGAGTTGCTGAACGACGATGGGCCGCTGACAGACGCGTTCGACGCGATCGACGCGTATCGCAAGCGCTTCGACGATGCGCCGGCCACGATGAGCAATCCGATCCTCGCGGGCACGCTGCTGCTGCCACTCGGACTGCTCCGCGACGATGGTCATCGCTACAGGTATCGGCACCACGACGATGGGGAGCGCGAGGCGCCGCACATGCTCGGGCAGATGCAGGTGGCGCGCAAGGACATCGAGAAGCTGCGTCACCTGCTCGCGCTGCAGAAACGTCTGCTCGACACCGACGCACCCGCGCGCGTGCAGCGCGCCCTGATGCACCGCAGCGCGTTCCGCGACGCCCTCACGTGGCTCGACATCCACGGCGAGCATCCGGACGTGGTCGAGCATTGGGAACGCCTCCTGCTCGAGGACCCGCCAGCGCCTGCCGCCGAAGAGGATGGTCCGACACGTCGCCGCCGTCCGAGACGACGCCGGCGACAGTGACGATCAGAACGCGACCCTGACACCCGCCCGCACGCGACGCGGCGGGCCGACGGTCCGCTGCGGACTGCGGCCCGTGTCGTAATCGGCGTCAAACAGGTTCTCGATCGCGACGAAGCCGCGAAGTGCGTCGGCGAAGCGGTGCTCTCCCAGCAGGTCGGCGACCACGGCCTTCCCGAGCGCGAACTGGTTCCTGTCGTCGTCGAACTGTGTGCCGATCCAGCGCACCTGCGCCGCGAGCGTCGACGCACTGAACGGCAGCCAGCGCACGTCCACGCCACCCTGCGCCGTCGGCACCTGCGGCACCCGGTTGCCTTCGAGGCCGGGTTCGTCGGACTGGCCGAACCGTGAACGCGTCCACGCGACCGTTCCCCCCAGCGACAGCGACGACAGCACCTGGACGCGACCCTCGACCTCGAGTCCGCGCGCATCGATACGGCCGGCGTTGCGCCGTTCGCGCGTGATGAGCGATGGCGTCGTGCTCAACGTCACGTTCGTGATCGCATCGTCCAGGCGCGCCGTGAAGAGCGTGGCACGCAGCGACACGCGGCGTGGTTCCCACGCCACGGATGCGTCGCCGCCCGTGACGCGCTCGGGTTCGAGCGCCGGGTTGTTCTGCGTGAGCGCGTTGCCCGCGCGGAACGATCGCAGGCGCTCGTTGAGCGTGGGCGCCCGGAACGCGCGATAGCCACTCGCACGCAGCGAGATCGCCCCGGGCCCACTCCACGCGATCGACCCCTTGGGCGAGATCGCGTCGATGGAGCGACGACCGCCTGGCGTCGTGTCGACGTCGATCGAGTCGGCGCGAAGCCCGCCGACGATCACCAGGCGCGACGTCGCGGCCCAGGTCGCCTGCGCGAACCCGCCCAGCGTGTCCTGACGGCCATCGGCCATTGTCGGCGCACCTGTCTGGCGGCGCTCGACCATGTCCCCCTCGACGCGGCGCACGTCACCGCCGGCCAGCAGCACAACACGCCCCATCGCACGCACGTACTCGGCCGAGCCGCCACGCACGCTGGCGGCCACACGCTGCCGCGAACTGAGCGTCTCGCCGACGCGCGCGGCGTTGACGGCCGAGAACGCCTGGTCGTAGCCCTGGCCCGCCATGAAGCCGCGCACGCGGAGGTCGCCCCACCTGCCGTTGCCGAACACCTCCGCGCTCGCCTGCCGCTGGTTCGTGTCGTTGTCCTGGAGTGGCGTGCCGTTGGTGCGTTCCTCGTCGAACACCTGGCCGCGCACCGACGCGCGCCACGCGTGGTGCATGGCGAAGCTCACGCTGCCGGACAGGACCGTCGACTCGACACCGGCCGGCGTGTCGATCGGGCCGCGAATCTCCGGCGCGATGGGAATCGCGCCCTCCGTGCTGCTCCACTCCGCCGAGATCACGCCGCTCGTCGCGCCACGACGCGTCCCCGCGAGCGCCGACAGCCGGCCCGTCTTCTGCGTGCCGCCCTCGACGAGCGCACGCAGCACCGGCGACGCGGGCTCGACAGACAGCACCTGGATCACGCCGCCAGCCGCGTCGGCGCCATAGAGGTCGCTCGCGCCGCCGCGCACGACCTCCACGCGATCGATGGCCACCTGCGGCACGCGATCCCAGCTCACCCAGCCGCCGAAGGGATCGTTCAGCGGAACACCGTCGGCGAGCACCAGCGTCCGGCTCGCGCCCGAGGCGGACAGCCCGCGCAACGTCACGCCCTGCGTCGTCGGGTTGGCCGTGCGCGAGGGTGAGCGGCGGAAGAGCGAGAAGCCGGGCGTGAGCCGCAGCACGTCGTCGATGGTGCCTGCCGCGACGACTTCGAGGTCGCGTCGCGAGAGCACCGTGGCGTCGGCGGGCAGTTCGGTGCCGCGCACGGGGCGACGGCCAGCCGTGACGGTCACCTGCTCGGCACGCGCGGCAGGCGCCAGCCTCACCTCCATCGCGGCGGTCCCCGGCTGCACGACGTCGATGTGTTCGCCGAATCCCGGCGCGGAGACGCGCACGGTGACCACACCTGTCACCGCCGGCACGGCGATCAGGGCGATGCCGTCGGCGCCGGTGATGGCGGCGCGACCGCTGGGGCGCCCCTCGGCTTCGAGCAGCGCGCTGGCGCCGGCGATCGGATCGCCCAGCGCGTCGAGCACCCGCACGCGAAGGTCAGCCGGGGACTGTCCCGCCGACGCAACACCGAGCGAGGCGGCGAGACCCGTGGTGACAAGGACGAATGAGCGAATACGCAACATGAACATGCCTGCCTGCCGATACTGCGCCGGAGTCCGCGGCGTTTCCCTAGCCCTTCGTGCGTTCGAACTCGCGCATGAACTGAACGAGGGCATCGACGCCCGCTTCGGGGAACGCGTTGTAGATGGACGCGCGGAGACCGCCTGTCGAACGATGGCCCTTCAGGCCGTCGAGCCCCGCGCGCGCCGCGTCGGCCGCGAACGCCTCGTCGAGCGCCTCGCTCGACAACCGGAACGTCACGTTCATGAGCGAGCGCGACGATGGTTCGGCGTAGCCCGTGTAGAAGCCCGTGCGATCGATCTCGGCGTAGAGGGCCGCTGCCTTGCGCGCGTTGCGCGTGGCAAGCGCGGCAAGGCCGCCCTCGTCGCGCATCCAGCGCGCCACGAGGCCGAGGATGTAAATCCCGAACGTGTTGGGCGTGTTGTAGCGGGACCCGTTGGCCGCATGCAACGCGTAACTCAGCATCGACGGAAGCAACGTCGCCGACCGTTCGAGGAGGTCACGCCGGATCACCACGACGGTGACGCCGGACGGACCGAGGTTCTTCTGTCCACCGGCGTAGAGCACGCCGAACCGCGACACGTCAGTCGGCGCGCTGAAGATGTCCGACGACGCGTCTGCCACGAGCGGCACGTCGCTCGTATCCGGCAGGTCACGCCACTGCGTGCCGTAGATCGTGTTGTTCGTCGTGACGTGGACGTAGGCCGCCGCGGGATCGAGCTGCAGTTCGTCCTGTCGCGGCACGCGCCTGAAGCCCTCGGATTCCGTGGAGCCGGCCACGCGGACCGTGCCGACCTTCCGCGCCTCGACGAGCGCCTTCTCGCCCCACACGCCCGTGACCACGAGGTCCGCGCTGCGTCCCTCGGTGAGGAGATTCATCGGCACCATCGAGAACTGCAGGCTGGCGCCGCCCTGGAGGAAGAGCACCGCGTGCGTATCCGGGATGGCGGCCACCTCGCGCAGTGTCGCCTCCGCCTCACCGAGGATGCGCTCGAACGGCTTCGATCGATGGCTGAGCTCCATCACCGACATGCCGACACCGGGCAGCATGAACAGGTCACGCTGCGCTTCGAGCAACACGGGCTCGGGCAGCACGGCGGGCCCGGACGAGAAGTTGAACAGCCGTTGGACAGTCGCCGGCACCATGGGCTCCCGCATGAAATTCTGAGATCGTGAACGTTTGAACTTCTCTAGATTTCGTGAATCAGCAGCCCGTCGCGCAGCTTCGGCTCGAACCACGTCGACTTGGGCGGCATGATCGCACCCGCGTCGGCAATGGCCATCAGCTCGGCGAGCGTAACCGGGTACATCGAGAAGGCGACCTCCGCCTTTTTCGTGTTGACCAGCCGTTCGAGTTCGCTCGTGCCGCGGATGCCGCCCACGAAGTCGACGCGCGCGTCGGTGCGTGGATCCTCGATGCCGAGCACGGGCGCGAGCACCTGATCCTGCAGGCGCGACACGTCGAGCGTGGCGATCGGATCGGACGCGTCGGTCGTGTCGTCGCCGAGCGTGAGCGTGTACCACTTGCCGCGGATGAAGACGCCGCACTCGCCCTTGCGCGACGGCGCGGGCGATCCGGCCACCATCGGAAATCGCTGCGACAGGACCGTGAGGAACGCTTCGGGTATGTGGCCGTTCAGATCCTTCACCACGCGGTGGTACGGCAGGATGCGCATCTGCGAGTCGGGGAACGCCACCGCGAGGACGAACGCGCCCTCCTCGTCGGCCTCGGCGCCAAGCGCCTCCTGCGCACGCGCGGCGCTCGCCGCGCGATGGTGCCCGTCGGCGATGTAGAGATGCGGCACGTCGGCAATCGCCGACTGCAGCGCCCCTGCCTGCGCCTCGTCTGCCTGCCATACGGTGTGCGCCACCCCGTCATCGGCCACGAAGTCGTAGAGCGGCGTGCCCGACGTCACGGCGGCGATCGCGGCTGCGGCGTCCGGCGTGTCGCGAAACGTCAGGAGCACCGGTCCCGTCTGCGCGCGCAACTCGGTGATGTGCCGCGTGCGGTCGTCTTCCTTGTCCTTCCGCGTCCGCTCGTGCTTCACGATGAGGCCGCGGCGGTACTCGTCGATCGAGAACGCACCGGCCACGCCCGTCTGCACGTGGTCGCCCATGCGGAGGCGATAGACGTAGAGCCGCGGCGTGCGGTCCTGTACGAGCACACTCGACCTGAAGGCCTCGAACGTCTCCCACGCGCGGGTATACACCTCGTCGGCGTAGGGGGAGGTGGCCGCCGGCAGGTCGATCTCCCCGCGCGACACGTGCAGAAAGCTGTTGGGCTTCGCCTCGGCCAACGCACGCGCTTCATCGGTGTTGACCACGTCGTAGGGGACCGAGGCGATGTCGGCGGCGAGCTCGGGGCGGGGGCGGATTGCACAGAACGGACGAACGAGAGCCATCCGAACGATCTTACCTACACCTCCCGCCGCCCGTCGGCGACGCGCCCCTGAAGGCAGGCCATGATTCCGGGGGAGCGGATCGGTACACGGAATACCGGCGACGACACATTTCCGTAGCCCGGCGATTCAAAACTTTGTATCCTGCCTGCCTGACGTGACGAAGCGAACCCTCCCCCTCGCCCTCTCGACCGTCGTGGCCCTGGCCGGCTGTGCCTCGCAGCCGGCGCCGCAGGCGTCGACCACCACGCTGGCCGCCGTGCAGGTGCAGGAACACGCCACGCGCCTCATCGAGGCGCGCGTGCCCCGCAATGCCACGCTGGCAAGCCTGCTGCGCGCCCACGAAGTCAGCGACGACATCGTCAATCACTTCGTCGAGAGCGCGAGAAAGCGTTTCGACCTCCGGCGCCTCCGCGCGGATCGGCCGTATCGGCTGCAGGTCGGCCTCGACGGGGCCATCCGCGAGTTCACCTACCAGATCGACGCCGACAAGTTCCTGAAGGTGGTGGGTGGCGAGGAGACGGCCGACGCCCCGCCGCAGTTCGACGTCCAGGTGCTGCAGTACGAGAAGCACAAGGCGTTGATGTCGATTCGCGGCGAGATTTCGCGCGAAACGCCGTCGCTCATCGCTGCCGTCAACGCCGCCGGCGAGGGCATCAGCCTCGCGCTCGAGTTCGCGCACGTGTTCGAGGGCGAGGTCGACTTCGGCAACGAGCTACAGCCGGGCGATTCCTTCGAGATTCTGTTCGAAAAGGTGGTTCGCGAAGGCGAGTTCGGCGGCTACGGCGACATCGTCGCGGCACGCTTCACGACGAGCGGACGCAGCTTCGAGGCGTTCCGGTATGCCCTGCCGGGCCAGAAGGCCGACTATTACGACGGCGACGGCCGGTCGATGCGCCGCTTCTTCCTGAAGTCGCCGCTGAAGTTCGAGCCGCGCGTCACGTCGGGGTTCTCCTTCCGCCGGCTGCACCCCGTGCTGAAGACGGCCCGCGCGCATCGCGGTGTCGACTACGGCGCCCCGAGCGGCGCGCCGGTGCTGTCGGTGGCAAGCGGGACCGTCGTGCGTGCGGGTTGGACCAACGGCGGCGGCAACTCGGTCTACGTCAAGCACGACAACGGGTACGAAACGCGCTACCTGCACTTCTCCCGGATCGCGGGCGGGCTGCGTGCGGGCATGCGCGTCTCGCAGGGTGAACTGATCGGCTACGTCGGCTCCACGGGCCTGGCGACCGGACCGCACCTGCACTACGAGCTCCTCAAGGGCGGCGTCCACGTGAACCCCCTCGACGAGCACCGCAAGCTGCCCCCAGGCCAGCCGATCCCCGCCGGGGCGCTGGACGCCTACATCGCCCACCGTGACCGGCAGGCCTGGCGTTTCGCCGGCTCACCGGACCGTCCGCTGGGTCAGCTCGCCCGTGCCGTCAGGCCGGACACGGCACTCGCCGGCGGCAACTGAATCAGACGCTTGCCCGCCGGATTTCATCCGGCGGACGGAAGCGTTATCGAGATTCAGCCTAAGTAACGGTTATGGCATAACCGATACTTGAATGATTCCCAAGGAACGCTTGTGGCGACGCTGTTCCGTCGCCACTGGTCCGCCTCGTTCGAGGGCATGGGACGACGAGACAGGCGTGGGTGCGACTACGACGCCTACGTTCCGGATCCCTTGTATGGGTGGGATCTCACCCTGCAGGCCGATCTGGCGGCCGATATCGCCGATGCCGAAGCGGCCATCCGGCGGATCAACGACGCCGGCGTAGCGGCCGTCAACCTGGAGGGCGTTGCGCGGCTCCTGCTGCGCGCGGAATCGGTGGCCTCCTCGCGGATAGAGGGCGTCAACGCCGGTCCGCACCGCCTGCTCCAGGCCGAAGCCATCCTGGCCCGCGGCGGTGATGCCGCCGATCGCGCGGCGGTCGAAGTGCTCGGCAACATCGCGGCCATGGAAGCCGCGATCGCGATCGGCACCACGACAAGCCCCATCACGCTCGACGATCTGCTGGCGATCCACGACGCCCTGATGGCGCAGTCGTCCACGCCCCACCTTGGCGGACGCGTACGGACCACGCAGAACTGGATCGGCGGACGCGCCTTCAACCCGTGCAGCGCGAGCTTCGTGCCGCCCCCGCCCGATCGCGTGCTCGCCCTGCTCGACGACCTCCTCGCGTACATGAACGGCGACGACCATTCCCCTGTCGTCCAGGCCGCACTCGTCCACGCGCAGTTCGAAACGATTCACCCGTTCGGCGACGGAAACGGGCGCGCCGGACGCGCGCTCATCCATGTGGTGCTCCGCCGGCGCGGACTCTCGCCTCGATTCGTGCCGCCCGTCAGCCGCGCGCTTGCCGCGTGGGCGACCGAGTACGTGGCGGGACTCACGACGTTCCGGCATCGCGGCGCCGCCGACAGCGCCCAACGATCCGCCGGCGCACAGGCGTGGCTGCGGACCTTTGCCGCGGCGGTCCGGCTGTCGTGCGCGGACGCCGAGGCGTATGCCGCGAAGGTGCGCGTGCTGACCGACGACTGGCATCGCCGCCTCGGACGCGTGCGCGCCGCGTCGGCTGTCGACCTGCTGCTGGGCGTGCTGCCGGGCACTCCTGTCCTGACCGTGGAATCGGCAGCGCACCTGATCGACAGATCGACGATGAGGGCCGGTGAAGCCGTGAATCGCCTGGCCAACGCCGGTATATTGCGCCAGCGCAACGTCGGCCGACGGCGATATCGCGTATTCGAGGCGGAGGATGTCGTCCGGCACCTCGCGGAGCTGGATGAGGGATGATAGGCGACAGCTGACATGCGTCTTCTCCGCCTGCCGCGCGTAGTGCCGAGGCGCGAAGGCGGGCCGGTTGCCGGTTGCCGGTTGCCGGTTGCCGGTTGCCGACAGTGAACCATGCAAGGAGTTCGTTCGATGAATCGCTGGACCCTCTCTGGCAGGGCACGCACGGGCGTGCTCGCCGCTGCCGCGCTCGCGGCCACGCTGGTCGTTCCCGTCGCCGCGCAACTGCGCGACCAGGCCGACCTCGATGCGTTGTTCCGGATCAAGGAGGAAGCCACCACCAACTCGCAGGTGATGGAGACCCTCAGCTATCTGACCGACGTCAACGGACCGCGCCTCACCAATTCACCCCTGATGCACCAGGCTGCCGAATGGGCGCAGAAGCAGATGACGGCGTGGGGCCTGTCCAACGTCCACACCGAGAAGTGGGGCCCGTTCGGCCGCGGATGGGTGAACGAGCACACGTCGATCATGATGACGGCGCCGCAACCGTTCGTGGTGCAGGGCTATCCCAAGGCGTGGACGCCCGGCACGCAGGGTGCCGTGACGGGCAACGCCGTGCTCGTCAGCATCGAGAAGGACGAGGACTTCGCCAGGTACGCGGGCAAGCTGAAGGGCGCGTTCGTGCTGCAGTCGCCGCGGCGCGACATCGTGCCGTTCTTCGAGTCGCCGATGCGCCGTCACACGCCGGCGTCACTGGAGGCGTTGTCGCAGGAGCAACTCGCTGGTGGACGCGGGGGGCGCGGCTTCATGTTCGGCGGGCCGTCGATCGACTTCCGCAAGAAGCGCATGGCGTTCTACAAGGCCGAAGGCGCGCTCGCGGTGATCGAGTCGTCGCCTCCGACCCGCGGCGACAACGGCGCGCTGTTCGTGTCTGCAGCCGGACCCGGTGAAGGCGACCGGACGATCGAAGGCCAGGCGCCGCTGCCGCAGCTCGTGCTCGCGGCGGAGCACTACGCCCGCATGCTGCGCGTGCTCGACAAGAAGCTGCCCGTGACGCTCTCGGTCGACGTCCGCAATCGCTTCGTCGATACGTCCAACGACGTTTACAACGTCATCGCGGAGATTCCCGGTACGGACAAGGCGAACGAAGTGGTGATGATCGGCGCGCACTTCGACTCGTGGCACACGGGCACCGGCGCGACCGACAACGGCGTGAGCTCTGCCGTCATGATGGAAGCCTTGCGCATCCTGAAGGCGACCGGTCTGAAGCCTCGCCGCACCATCCGTCTCGCATTGTGGACGGGTGAAGAGCAGGGCCTGCTCGGCTCGCGCGCGTACGTGAAGGAGCACTTCGCCGACCCCACGGACATGA
This genomic interval carries:
- the pcnB gene encoding polynucleotide adenylyltransferase PcnB; this translates as MVTPIVVARSEHGLSRQDIDPDALRVLYRLHASGFEAYLVGGSVRDLLLHRRPKDFDIGTSARPHDVKRLFRNCWIIGRRFRLAHVRFGPKTIEVATFRKQVTDTPEAQEQHFRPDHPDEGDLPVVATPSSDVPAEVLDRPIQRDNEYGSPEEDAFRRDFTVNALFYDIGTFSIIDYTGGLEDLERRVIRCIGDPDVRFVEDPVRMLRALVLAARLDFDVDQAVVDAIERKASLIAQASSARLLEEYYKILRSGHARSCFDHLADRGLLEHMSPELLNDDGPLTDAFDAIDAYRKRFDDAPATMSNPILAGTLLLPLGLLRDDGHRYRYRHHDDGEREAPHMLGQMQVARKDIEKLRHLLALQKRLLDTDAPARVQRALMHRSAFRDALTWLDIHGEHPDVVEHWERLLLEDPPAPAAEEDGPTRRRRPRRRRRQ
- the polA gene encoding DNA polymerase I, with amino-acid sequence MSQRPILFLIDGNNQMYRAYHAIRGLTGPDGKSTNAVYGFVTMLRKLVADHRPTHVAAAFDLAGPTFRSAMQADYKANRAPMPPDLVEQVPLVHEACEAMGVRVLTQTTYEADDVIATLALRGVAAGFDAAIVTGDKDFFQLVDGHVRVYNPRDEGAWFDGEGVLTKFGVRPDQVVDVLALMGDAVDNVKGVPGIGEKGARELIATHGTLDALLAAAATLPQKRYREALLAHADDARLGRDMVRLHVDVPVDVELEALRYVGPDQPRCYDLFSRLGFKSLVTEFAPTAADVARAYEICGDAEDLRALAARVVDAGHCALHIVTDERPAMQASLVGLAIGLGEGRAWYVPLHHTSLDASPNVPMSQVRDILGPVIATSTIAKTGHDLKAATIVLARHGVTLAGIRDDVMLASYVHDAATSAHAIETLALDRLGYRAMDTEQLRGKGVRALPMSQVAVEHMTTWACERADVEVPLTADLRRTLEDEGLTRVYEDFELALLPALCAIEEAGIRVDTAVLAALSTRMDAELETRSARIYELAGSTFNINSPKQLGEVLFERMQLPVLKRTGKERTASTAAEVLEELALTHDIAREILDWRAMMKLKGTYVDALPLLVHPETGRVHTTFNQAVAATGRLSSSDPNLQNIPIRTELGREIRAAFVAEPGHVLISADYSQIELRVLAHMAQEQSLIDAFRRGDDIHDQTSARVFGADSGLGTHELRRRAKIINYALLYGKTAFTLARDIGVTQQAAQAFIDAYFAGYPSVRRFIDETIAQARDTGTVSTLYGRRRRVPELASRNGQIRAAAERVTVNLPIQGTAADILKRAMIDLQQALPSVPGLRMILTVHDELVFEVPESAADAAVALVKHHMEHAVALDVPLDVDVGVGPTWRAAKA
- a CDS encoding TonB-dependent receptor gives rise to the protein MLRIRSFVLVTTGLAASLGVASAGQSPADLRVRVLDALGDPIAGASALLEAEGRPSGRAAITGADGIALIAVPAVTGVVTVRVSAPGFGEHIDVVQPGTAAMEVRLAPAARAEQVTVTAGRRPVRGTELPADATVLSRRDLEVVAAGTIDDVLRLTPGFSLFRRSPSRTANPTTQGVTLRGLSASGASRTLVLADGVPLNDPFGGWVSWDRVPQVAIDRVEVVRGGASDLYGADAAGGVIQVLSVEPASPVLRALVEGGTQKTGRLSALAGTRRGATSGVISAEWSSTEGAIPIAPEIRGPIDTPAGVESTVLSGSVSFAMHHAWRASVRGQVFDEERTNGTPLQDNDTNQRQASAEVFGNGRWGDLRVRGFMAGQGYDQAFSAVNAARVGETLSSRQRVAASVRGGSAEYVRAMGRVVLLAGGDVRRVEGDMVERRQTGAPTMADGRQDTLGGFAQATWAATSRLVIVGGLRADSIDVDTTPGGRRSIDAISPKGSIAWSGPGAISLRASGYRAFRAPTLNERLRSFRAGNALTQNNPALEPERVTGGDASVAWEPRRVSLRATLFTARLDDAITNVTLSTTPSLITRERRNAGRIDARGLEVEGRVQVLSSLSLGGTVAWTRSRFGQSDEPGLEGNRVPQVPTAQGGVDVRWLPFSASTLAAQVRWIGTQFDDDRNQFALGKAVVADLLGEHRFADALRGFVAIENLFDADYDTGRSPQRTVGPPRRVRAGVRVAF